Proteins co-encoded in one Neodiprion lecontei isolate iyNeoLeco1 chromosome 3, iyNeoLeco1.1, whole genome shotgun sequence genomic window:
- the LOC107226163 gene encoding stromal membrane-associated protein 1 isoform X2, translated as MTSRLEKERTKQIQEKCQTLLTQMLRDEDNKYCVDCDAKGPRWASWNLGIFLCIRCAGIHRNLGVHISKVKSVNLDTWTPEQVVSLQQMGNSRARAVYEANLPDSFRRPQSDSSLESFIRAKYEHKKYIAKEWVPPSLPKVNWDKELDEEAERQRRRKKEGAKSSGGQTALPPVKKPEAVPQLPKPRSSVSPKSTRANPSATLDLLGLDAPSSQSNTNSSASGDDIFSSFLSAPPASISSSNSAANATTAEAAASAEKTEEESFFNQPVPTPQEKSKMTKDSILALYATPNQQQSIFGVSGGMYAQQTTAQQFPQQMTAIPGFGQQNSFQNHSINSLGIVNPVQGQVGMQNQLGSLTSNQLGAQLNPALGNHLAGNNINQINGVQNTAMGMPGNQMGGMVQIAQNGSNNGWSGMLATQNLQPAPGSNPFFNLPNQQQSTAFANQLPQQMTQLSLGATSFPPVSGKPASPMMPGQTLSTNLWQ; from the exons ATGACGTCCCGGTTGGAGAAGGAGCGTACTAAACAAATACAGGAAAAATGTCAGACCTTGTTAACCCAAATGCTTCGAGATGAAGACAATAAATATTGTGTTGACTGCGATGCGAAAG GACCGCGATGGGCCAGTTGGAACCTTGGGATATTTTTGTGCATTCGCTGCGCTGGTATACACAGAAACTTGGGTGTTCACATAAGCAAGGTCAAGTCTGTGAATTTAGACACATGGACACCGGAACAAGTTGTG AGTCTTCAGCAAATGGGTAATTCCCGAGCTAGAGCTGTGTATGAAGCAAATCTCCCAGACAGTTTCCGTAGACCACAGTCAGATTCTAGTCTGGAAAGTTTCATCCGGGCAAAATATGAACATAAGAAATACATTGCCAAAGAATGGGTACCACCGTCTTTACCTAAG GTAAACTGGGACAAAGAACTTGATGAAGAAGCGGAAAGACAACGTAGACGCAAAAAGGAGGGAGCAAAAAGTAGCGGGGGACAGACAGCATTACCGCCAGTAAAAAAGCCAGAAGCAGTTCCGCAGCTTCCTAAACCTCGCAGTTCTGTCAGCCCGAAATCAACTAGAGCCAATCCGTCCGCTACTCTAGATTTGTTAGGATTAG ATGCACCATCAAGCCAAAGCAATACCAACAGTTCAGCATCTGGCGATgatatattttcttcgttCCTATCAGCCCCACCAGCCTCAATATCATCTTCAAACAGTGCTGCAAATGCAACAACCGCAGAAGCAGCAGCTTCTGCTGAAAAAACTGAAGAAGAAAGCTTCTTTAATCAGCCTGTGCCCACACCTCAAGAAAAGAGTAAAATGACAAAAGATAGTATCCTGGCGCTCTATGCCACTCCCAATCAACAGCAAAGCATTTTTGGAGTTTCCG GAGGTATGTATGCTCAGCAAACAACAGCGCAACAATTTCCACAACAGATGACTGCAATCCCTGGGTTTGGCCAGCAAAacagttttcaaaatcattcgATCAACTCTCTTGGGATAGTTAACCCTGTCCAAGGACAGGTGGGAATGCAAAATCAATTGGGCAGTTTAACCTCCAATCAATTAGGTGCCCAATTAAACCCAGCATTAGGGAATCACCTTGCAGGAAACAATATCAATCAAATAAATGGTGTGCAAAATACCGCAATGGGAATGCCGGGCAATCAAATGGGGGGAATG gTCCAAATTGCCCAAAATGGATCAAATAACGGATGGAGTGgaatgttggcaacacagaacTTACAACCTGCTCCAGGTAGTAatcctttttttaatttaccaaACCAACAACAGAGCACTGCGTTCGCCAATCAG CTTCCCCAACAGATGACACAACTGTCGTTAGGAGCAACCAGTTTTCCACCAGTGTCTGGAAAACCGGCTTCCCCTATGATGCCTGGGCAAACACTATCGACCAACTTATGGCAGTAA
- the LOC107226163 gene encoding stromal membrane-associated protein 1 isoform X1, with the protein MTSRLEKERTKQIQEKCQTLLTQMLRDEDNKYCVDCDAKGPRWASWNLGIFLCIRCAGIHRNLGVHISKVKSVNLDTWTPEQVVSLQQMGNSRARAVYEANLPDSFRRPQSDSSLESFIRAKYEHKKYIAKEWVPPSLPKVNWDKELDEEAERQRRRKKEGAKSSGGQTALPPVKKPEAVPQLPKPRSSVSPKSTRANPSATLDLLGLDAPSSQSNTNSSASGDDIFSSFLSAPPASISSSNSAANATTAEAAASAEKTEEESFFNQPVPTPQEKSKMTKDSILALYATPNQQQSIFGVSAGGMYAQQTTAQQFPQQMTAIPGFGQQNSFQNHSINSLGIVNPVQGQVGMQNQLGSLTSNQLGAQLNPALGNHLAGNNINQINGVQNTAMGMPGNQMGGMVQIAQNGSNNGWSGMLATQNLQPAPGSNPFFNLPNQQQSTAFANQLPQQMTQLSLGATSFPPVSGKPASPMMPGQTLSTNLWQ; encoded by the exons ATGACGTCCCGGTTGGAGAAGGAGCGTACTAAACAAATACAGGAAAAATGTCAGACCTTGTTAACCCAAATGCTTCGAGATGAAGACAATAAATATTGTGTTGACTGCGATGCGAAAG GACCGCGATGGGCCAGTTGGAACCTTGGGATATTTTTGTGCATTCGCTGCGCTGGTATACACAGAAACTTGGGTGTTCACATAAGCAAGGTCAAGTCTGTGAATTTAGACACATGGACACCGGAACAAGTTGTG AGTCTTCAGCAAATGGGTAATTCCCGAGCTAGAGCTGTGTATGAAGCAAATCTCCCAGACAGTTTCCGTAGACCACAGTCAGATTCTAGTCTGGAAAGTTTCATCCGGGCAAAATATGAACATAAGAAATACATTGCCAAAGAATGGGTACCACCGTCTTTACCTAAG GTAAACTGGGACAAAGAACTTGATGAAGAAGCGGAAAGACAACGTAGACGCAAAAAGGAGGGAGCAAAAAGTAGCGGGGGACAGACAGCATTACCGCCAGTAAAAAAGCCAGAAGCAGTTCCGCAGCTTCCTAAACCTCGCAGTTCTGTCAGCCCGAAATCAACTAGAGCCAATCCGTCCGCTACTCTAGATTTGTTAGGATTAG ATGCACCATCAAGCCAAAGCAATACCAACAGTTCAGCATCTGGCGATgatatattttcttcgttCCTATCAGCCCCACCAGCCTCAATATCATCTTCAAACAGTGCTGCAAATGCAACAACCGCAGAAGCAGCAGCTTCTGCTGAAAAAACTGAAGAAGAAAGCTTCTTTAATCAGCCTGTGCCCACACCTCAAGAAAAGAGTAAAATGACAAAAGATAGTATCCTGGCGCTCTATGCCACTCCCAATCAACAGCAAAGCATTTTTGGAGTTTCCG CAGGAGGTATGTATGCTCAGCAAACAACAGCGCAACAATTTCCACAACAGATGACTGCAATCCCTGGGTTTGGCCAGCAAAacagttttcaaaatcattcgATCAACTCTCTTGGGATAGTTAACCCTGTCCAAGGACAGGTGGGAATGCAAAATCAATTGGGCAGTTTAACCTCCAATCAATTAGGTGCCCAATTAAACCCAGCATTAGGGAATCACCTTGCAGGAAACAATATCAATCAAATAAATGGTGTGCAAAATACCGCAATGGGAATGCCGGGCAATCAAATGGGGGGAATG gTCCAAATTGCCCAAAATGGATCAAATAACGGATGGAGTGgaatgttggcaacacagaacTTACAACCTGCTCCAGGTAGTAatcctttttttaatttaccaaACCAACAACAGAGCACTGCGTTCGCCAATCAG CTTCCCCAACAGATGACACAACTGTCGTTAGGAGCAACCAGTTTTCCACCAGTGTCTGGAAAACCGGCTTCCCCTATGATGCCTGGGCAAACACTATCGACCAACTTATGGCAGTAA